In Blattabacterium cuenoti, the genomic window TAACTAATTTTTCCTTCATTTTTTTATATATAAATTGTTTCAATTCAAAAATATGAATAGAAACCAACATTTCCTCTAAAAATGATAATAATAATAAAATCTTAGCTTTTTTTTCAGGAATTCCTCTTGATTGAAGATAAAATAACTCAGATTCTTGAATATTACCTACGGTACAACCATGTGAACATTTTACAGATTCAGAATAAATCTCTAATTGAGGTTTGGCATATATATATGCTTCATCAGAAAGAAGAATATTCTGATTTTTTTGGAAAGCATTTATGTTTTTTATAGATTCATTAATATTTATTCTTCCATTAAAAATTCCTCTTGACTTTTCACATAAAATATTTTTATACCATTGAAAACTATAAGAGTTTGAAAATAAATGTTTTATATAAGTATGATGATCTACAAATTGTTTTCCTGACAAAAGAGAAATACCATATAAATAAGAATAAGTTTTTTCTCCTACAGAATAAAATTTTAAATTATTTCTTATAAAATTTCCTTTAAAAGATAAAGTATAAACGGTACATTTACTATTCTTTTTTTGTTGAAAAAATGTATTGTCTACTACAGAAGTTTCTTCTAAATCATTTTGCATTTTATAATAATCAATTATACTATGATTCATAGCATAAATTTCGCTTACAGAATTTATAAAAGCTAAATGTTTTTTTAAACATTTATAATGTTCTATAATTTTAACATAGGAATGTTCCCCTACTACAATCAAATTTCTGTTATTTAACATAATTTTAGATTTTACACCTGTAGAAACATGCAATATTTCTATGGGATCATCTAAAATGATATTATTAGGAATATAAATATATGCCCCATCTTTTGATAAAAACGTATTTAAAGTATAAAAAGCATCATATTGATGTGATAGTTTATCATAATAGTTTTTAATTTCATTTTCTTTTAATGATATTATATTTGATAAAATAATATTTTTTGCATGAACATAAGAAAGATCAGGGTTGTATTTCCCATCTATAAAAATCAAAATCAAAGATTTCTTTTTCTTAAGAAAAGTTAATTCTTTTATTTTTCTATATTCTATATTCTTTATTTTTCCGCTTTTTGAGATAACATTATAATCTTGATTAATAATTGAATCAATATCCGTATTTTTCCATTCCTCATTTATAGAAGAAGGAAATCCTTTTTCATGGAAAGAATCAGAGTGTTTTCGTTTCAAATAAGATATATAAGTGTCTTCTTTTCTTGCATAAGAAAATTTATTAATTAATAAAGTTATTTTTTCTCTTAACTGCATTTAATTAATTATATATGTTAGTTAAACAATTTTTATACTTTGTTTTTCACGATCCAATCATATCCTTCCTTTTCTAATTTTTCAGCTAATTTTTGATCTCCTGACTGAATGATTTTTCCATTGTATAGGATGTGGATGATATAGTCTGAAAAAATATAATCTAATAATCTTTTATAATGAGTAATAATTAAAACAGAATTTTTTTTGTTTCTAAAAGTATTAATTCCTTGAGCAACTATACGTAAAGCATCTATATCTAATCCTGAATCAACTTCATCTAAAACAGATAATAAAGGATCTAACATCATCATTTGAAATATTTCATTACGTTTTTTTTCTCCTCCCGAAAAACCTTCATTCAAAGAACGATAAAAAAAATTTTTTTCAATCTTTAATAAAGAAGACTTTTCTTTTATTTTTAATAAAATATCTTTAGCTGACATTTTATTTATATTTTTTGCTTCACGAATTGAATTAATCGCTGTTTTTATGAAATTCATAATAGAAACTCCTGGGATTTCTATTGGATGTTGAAAAGAAAGAAAAATTCCCAAATGAGCCCGTTCTTCTGGTGAAAAATTTCTTAAATTTTGATTTAAGAAATAAATATTTCCCTCATTTATTGTATACTCTTTTTTCCCTGCTATTATAGAAGCCAGAGTACTTTTTCCAGAACCATTAGGTCCCATTACAACATGACACTCTCCTATATTTATTTTTAAATTAATTCCTTTAAGAATCTTTTTATTTTCTATAGAAGCATGTAAATTTTCTATACTTAACATAACATAATTTTATTATTATCCTACAGATCCTTCTAAAGAAATTTCTAAAAGTTTTTTAGCTTCTACAGCAAATTCCATGGGAAGCTTTTTCAAAATTTCATTACTAAAACCATATACAATTAAAGAAATTGCTTTTTCTGTATTTATTCCTCTTTGATTACAATAAAAAATTTGATTCTCTCCAATTTTTGAAGTTGTTGCTTCATGTTCAACTTTAGAATTAGAATTATATACATGAATATATGGAAAAGTATGTGCCCCACATTGATTTCCAATTAATAAAGAATCGCATTGAGAAAAATTACGTGAATGAACAGCTTGAGAAGTAATTTTAACCAATCCTCTATAGCTATTTTGTGCTTTTCCAGCGGATATTCCTTTCGATATAATAACACTTTTAGTATGTTTTCCTATATGTATCATTTTAGTCCCTGTATCTGCTTGTTGAAAATCTTTAGTTAAAGCTAAAGAATAAAATTGCCCCATGGAAAAATCTCCTTTGAGAATACAAGATGGATATTTCCAGGTGATTGAAGAACCAGTTTCCACTTGTATCCAAGATATTTTTGCTCCTTTTTCACATAAACCACGTTTTGTTACAAAATTAAAAACACCTCCTTCTCCTTTTTTATTTCCAGGAAACCAATTTTGAACGGTGGAATATTTGATTTCAGAATCTTCCAAAGCTATAATTTCTACAACAGCTGCATGTAATTGATTCTCTTTTCTTTGTGGAGCGGTACACCCTTCCAAATAACTTACGTAGGATTCTTTATCTGCAACAATTAAGGTCCTTTCAAATTGACCTGTATTATTTTCATTAATACGAAAGTATGTAGATAATTCCATAGGACAACGTACTCCTTTTGGAATATAACAGAAAGATCCATCTGAAAATACAGCTGAATTTAAAGCTGCATAAAAATTATCTTTTTTTGAAACGACTGAACCTAAATATTTTTTTACAATATCGGGATATTCCTTCAAAGCATCGTTGATTGAACAAAATATTATGCCTTGATCTTTCAATTTTTTCTGAAATGTAGTGATTAAAGAAACGGAGTCTAATACTATATCTGTAGCTACTCCTGAAAAGAGTTTTTTTTCTTCTATAGGAACTCCTAATTTATTGAACGTATCTATTAATTCTGGATCTGATTTTTCCAAATTATTTAAATCTATTCTTTTTTTTGGAGCAGAATAATAACTTATTTCTTGAAAATCTGGAATTTTATATTTAATATTCCCCCATTTTGGGGGTATCATTTTTTTCCATATCTGAAAAGATTCTAATCTCCAATTCAACATCCATTTAGGTTCCTTTTTTTTTTCTGTTATTTTACGAATAATATTCTCATTTAAACCTACTGGAATTTTATCTGATTCTATTGGAGTATAAAATCCGTATTTATATTCAGATTTAGCAAAATTTTCAAGAATTTTATTATTTTTTTTCATTATGATGAAAAACTTTTCCCGCAACCACAAGTATGTTTTGCTTTAGGATTATTAAAATAAAATCCTTTTCCATTTAATTCATCTGAATATTCTAAGGTTGTTCCTTCCAAATAAGGAATGCTATTTTGATCTACAAGTATTTTCATTTCTTTATGTTGAAAAAGTTGATCCCCTTCTTGTTTTTTTTGATCAAAAGTAAGTTCATAAGACATCCCTGTACACCCTCCAGTTTTTACTCCAAATCTAACGAAAGAAACATCATGTGTAAGACCTTCTCTTTCCATAAGAGAAATTAATTGATTTTTAGCTTTTTCAGATATAAAAACCATGATATTTACAATTTTAATTATACAGGCAAGATAAAGATAATTTTTTTTCGGAATTAATTATTTCATTTCAAAAACCAAGTAATTTTTGTTAATCCTTCTTTTATCCTCCATTTATCAGACATACCAGCATTAATTTCTAATATATATTTTATTGTTGAAGGTAAATTTATTGTATCTATATCTTTCATAGGACTCACATATTTATTCACAAAAACAACAGTATCCAATTGATTTATATATACAATATCTAAAGGAATACGTACATCCCTCATATTGATTTGTCTATACTCTTCTTGATTTGTCAAGATAAATAACATACCTCTATTTTCTTTTAGAAGGGTCCTATATTTTAATCCATTTCTTTTTTCTGTGTCCCTGTGTGCTAATTCAATTTCTATTTTTTTTATGATATCATTATTATTTTTTAAATATAGTTCTCCATCTTTCAGAAATTCTATTTCTAGTAGATTTCCAATATCGAAAAATATATCTGAATTATAATAAATTCTTTCAGAAGAGTTTATAAAAAAACATATTATTATTATTATCAAATAAAAAAAAATGTTTATTTTTTTCATAATGAAAAAAAGTATTTTTTAATTTTTGATAGATTAATAAGTAAAAATCCAAAAATAATAAAGGGAATACTGAGCCATTGTCCTGTATTTATAGATAAAAAGTTTATAAACTCTTCTCCTTGTGGTTCTTTCATGAATTCGACCAAAAAACGTACAGACCAAAGTAAAATAAAAAAAATTCCAGATAAAAACCCATCGTAATTTTTTGCTCCTATTTTATTATATAAATACCAAAGCAATAAAAAAATTATTAGATAACTAATAGATTCATAAATTTGTGTAGGATGCCTAGGGATTATTTCTCCATATTCTGTATCCATTTGTACAAATTTTACTGCCCAAGGCAATTTTTCATTACATGGTTTTCCTACTATTTCAGAATTAAAAAAATTTCCTATTCTAATAAAAACAGCAGATATTGACACGGGAATACATAGTCTATCACATAACCAAATAAAAGATTTTTCCTGTAATATTTTTTTACAGTAAAAAAAATTAGATAAAATAATTCCTATAGTTGCACCATGACTAGATAAACCTCTATAACCAATAAATTCATAACCTTTTATAAATCCTAATAAAAAATTATGCTTATTTTCTCTTATAGGAAGTAAAATTTCAATCCAATGGTTTGAAAAATATGAAAAATCATAAAATAAAACTTGTCCTAATCTCGCACCTACAAGAGTACCAAAAAAAGTGTATATGAATAAGGGATCCAAATATTTTTTATGTATATCATCGTTTTTATAAATATATTTCATGATATACCATCCTAGTAAAAAAGAAATAACAAACATTAGACTATAAATATGAATAAAAAAACCTTTCCATAAACTGAATTTATGAACAGGATTCCAATTAATATATGCTAATATTTTCATAATTTATTTACTTATTTTACAGGATCATAACCCGATGAACCCCAAGGATTACATCTGATGATTCTTTTTATACTTATGTAAATAGCTTTAAAAATATTCCATTTTTTCAATGAAATAATCATATAATTTGAACAAGTTGGTATATATCTACAATTATTTCCTATCCATGGAGATATTCCTATTTGATATAATATGATAATATTTATCAATATAATTTTCATACTATATTTGATTTTTTATAAAATTTAAGGAAGAACCTGCTTTGAACCATTGAATATGCTTTTCATTATAAGAATGATTAACTATAATTTTTTCTTTATTTCCATTTTTATGAATTAACTCTACTTTTATATTTTTACCAGAACATATATTTTTTATATAAAAGTGAAATATATCTTCTTCTTGAATTTTGTAATAATCATCAGAATTTAAAAAAGTTAAAGCTAAAATTCCTTGTTTTTTCAAATTAGTTTCGTGTATTCTAGAAAAAGATTTAACAAGCACTACACGAACTCCTAAAAAACGAGGTTCCATAGCTGCATGTTCTCTTGAAGAACCTTCTCCATAATTATCCTCTCCTACAATAAGAGATTGTATATTTTTTGATTTATAAAATTTAGCAACATTATAAACCGTTTCATAATTTCCTGTTATAAGATTTTTTATCTTATTCTTTTCATGATTAAAAGCATTTATAGCACCCATTAATAAATTTTCAGATATCTTTTCAAGATGTCCTCGATATTTTAACCATGGACCAGCCATTGAAATATGATCTGTAGTACATTTTCCTTTAGTTTTCATCAAAAGCCTAACATTAAACAAATGATTTTCATCCCATGCTAAAAATGGAGATAGAACTTGTAATCTTTCAGAATTTTTTTTTATAATAACAGATAAATTTTTTTTATTTTCTTTTTTTGAAAAACTTTCAAAGCCTAATTCTTCTAGACTAAAATTTTTATTAGGAATTTCCATTGATTTAGGAACCTCAAATTTTACATACTCACCTATTTCATTTTTTAACATATCTTTTCTAGGATCAAAAGTCAAATTTCCAGAAAAAACTAAAGCTGTGACAATTTCTGGAGAAGCTATAAAAGCATGTGTTTTTGGATTTCCATCATTGCGAGATGAAAAATTTCTATTAAAACTGTGAATAATTGTATTTTTTACGTTTTTTTTATTTTCCTTTCTAACCCATTGTCCAATACAAGGACCACAAGCATTAGAAAAAATTTTCCCTCCAATGTCCTTAAAAATAGATAAAAATCTACTCTCTTTCATAAGAGAATAAACTTTTTTGGATCCTGGAGATACCATATATTCTGATTGAATTTTCAATTTTTTCTTTCTTGCTTGTTGAATTATTGATATTGCTTTTGATAAATCTTCATAAGAAGAATTAGTGCATGAACCAATTAGTCCAACCTCAATTTGAGTTGGCCAATTATTTTTAGCTGCTTCCTTTTTCATTTGAGAAATAGGTATAGCTTTATCTGGAGTAAAAGGACCATTAATATATGGTTCTAAAATATTTAAATCTATTTTTATTACTTTATCATAAAAGTTACATGGTTTTTGATAAACTTCTGGATCCGCTTTCAAAAAGTATTTTATTTTTTCTGCCATGGTTGAAATTTTACTTCTCCCATTTTTATTCAAAAAATATTGCATTTGAACATCATAAGGGAACAAGGATGCTGTAGCACCTATTTCTGCACCCATATTACATATGGTAGCTTTTCCAGCACAAGAAATACTATCCGTTCCTTCTCCAAAATATTCAATAATATGATTTGTAGCTCCTGATACTCCAATCATGCCAGATAATTTCAATATCACATCTTTAGGAGAAGTCCATCCATTAATTTTACCTATTAAATTTACTCCAATTATTTTAGGAAATTTCAATTCTAAAAATGATCCAGACATTACTTCAGCTGCATCAGATCCTCCAATCCCTATCGCTAACATTCCCAAACCTCCAGCATTAGGAGTATGAGAATCTGTTCCTATAATCATACCTCCAGGAAATGCGTAGTTTTCTAAAAAAACCTGATGAATGATTCCCGATCCAGGTCCCCAAAAATCTATTCCATATTTATGAGATGCTGATTTCAAAAAATTATATATTTCTTCATTTTTAGCTATCGCATTTTTTAAATCTAAATTAGATCCATATTCAGCAGATATAAGATGATCACAATGAACAGAAGTGGGAACAAACGTTTTAGTTTTTTGAGTTTGCATAAATTGAAGTAAGCTCATTTGAGCTGTAGCATCTTGCATCACAATCCGATCGGGTAAAAAATTCATATAAGATTTTTTTATAAAATTTATAGAATTAGTTTCTATATTTTTACCTAAATGAGAATACAAAATTTTTTCCGAATAAGTCATAGGATGATCTATCACATTTCGAATTTTTTCAATTCGATCCGGAAAATTTGAATAAAAATTTCGAATGATATCAAGATCAAAAACCATAAATTTTTGAAATTATGTTTTATTTAAGAAAATACTGATTTTTTTATAAAAATCAATAGGGTTATCTATATGAACCCAATGATCAGATTTTTTTACCGTACAAATTTTAAATTTTGGAAATAATTTACGTATAGAATTATAATCTTCAGGAATAATATAATTAGAAAATTCTCCTCGTAAGAACAATGTAGGACCATGATACAAACCATTTTTTATTTCTTTATGAATTAAAAAACTATAATTTTTTTCAATGTTTAATAAAGAAAAAGAAAAACGTAGTTTCCCATTTTTTTTTCTTTGAGTACATTTAGAGAAAAACGATCTGATTTTTATATCAGAAATCCATGTTTTTAAAAAAGAGTCAAGATCTTTTCTAGTGTTAATAATATTGAAATCTACTTTTTTTAAAATATGAATTAATTTTTCTTGATCTGTATTAAGATAAGCTTTAGGGCTAATATCCACAATTATAACTTTTTTTGGAATAACAGGATATTTTATAGAAAATTTAATAACGGCCCTTCCTCCCATAGAATGTCCTAATAATATAGGATGATTTAATCCATAATAATTAATATATTTTAATATATCTTCCGATATGATATCATAATTCATTTTATCTGAAAAAAAACTCTTTCCATGATTTCTTATATCCAATAAATGAATCTGATAAAATTTTTTAAATTCTTTAGCAAAAGAAATCCAATTTTCTCCATTTCCAAACAAACCATGAAGAACTAAAATAGGGGGACCTAACCCATAAATCTTAGAATTTAGTATCATTTCCTTATACTTACTTTGTCAATTTTTTTTAAATAACTTTGTATTGTATTTTCCAATCCCATATATATAGATTCGTTAATTAAAGCATGTCCAATTGATACTTCTGATATATTTGGTATTTTTTCAATTAGAAAAGAAATATTATCTAAATTCAAGTCATGTCCAGCATTTACTAACATATGATGATTCATGGCAGCTTTTGCTGTATGAACATAAGGATAGATACAATTCCATTTTTTTAATGCATATTCTATAGCGAAATATCCAGTATATAATTCTATTCTATCAGCTCCCGTTTTAGCAACAGATGAAACCAATTCCGGTTTTGGATCTAAAAAAACGGAAGTACGAATTCCACAATCTTTTAATTTTTTAATTTTATCAGTCAAAAAATCTTGATATAAAAAAGTATTCCATCCAGAATTTGATGTTATTGCATCTTCAGAATCAGGAACTAAAGTGACTTGTGTTGGTTTAACATCTAATACTAATTTCATAAATTGATCTGTAGGATTTCCTTCAATATTCAATTCTGTTGTAATAACAGAACTAATCTCATAAACATCCTTATATGTTATATGTCTTTCATCAGGACGTGGATGTATTGTAACCCCTTGAGATCCAAATTTTTGAACATCTATTGCTACCTGTAAAACATTAGGTGTATTCCCTCCTCTTGCATTTCGCAATGTAGCTATTTTATTTAAATTTACACTTAATTTTACCATTGTTTTAAAACTTCTTTTTTAGTGACTTGTGTCACCTCTAAATCAAATTCTTTAGATGCTGTTAACAAATGATCAAAAACACTAGCTTGTATTTGTTCGTATTTAATAGATTCAGAGGTGTTCGTAAAGCAATATAATTCCACAGGTAAACCA contains:
- the sufD gene encoding Fe-S cluster assembly protein SufD, with product MQLREKITLLINKFSYARKEDTYISYLKRKHSDSFHEKGFPSSINEEWKNTDIDSIINQDYNVISKSGKIKNIEYRKIKELTFLKKKKSLILIFIDGKYNPDLSYVHAKNIILSNIISLKENEIKNYYDKLSHQYDAFYTLNTFLSKDGAYIYIPNNIILDDPIEILHVSTGVKSKIMLNNRNLIVVGEHSYVKIIEHYKCLKKHLAFINSVSEIYAMNHSIIDYYKMQNDLEETSVVDNTFFQQKKNSKCTVYTLSFKGNFIRNNLKFYSVGEKTYSYLYGISLLSGKQFVDHHTYIKHLFSNSYSFQWYKNILCEKSRGIFNGRININESIKNINAFQKNQNILLSDEAYIYAKPQLEIYSESVKCSHGCTVGNIQESELFYLQSRGIPEKKAKILLLLSFLEEMLVSIHIFELKQFIYKKMKEKLVKHL
- the sufC gene encoding Fe-S cluster assembly ATPase SufC; this translates as MLSIENLHASIENKKILKGINLKINIGECHVVMGPNGSGKSTLASIIAGKKEYTINEGNIYFLNQNLRNFSPEERAHLGIFLSFQHPIEIPGVSIMNFIKTAINSIREAKNINKMSAKDILLKIKEKSSLLKIEKNFFYRSLNEGFSGGEKKRNEIFQMMMLDPLLSVLDEVDSGLDIDALRIVAQGINTFRNKKNSVLIITHYKRLLDYIFSDYIIHILYNGKIIQSGDQKLAEKLEKEGYDWIVKNKV
- the sufB gene encoding Fe-S cluster assembly protein SufB; this encodes MKKNNKILENFAKSEYKYGFYTPIESDKIPVGLNENIIRKITEKKKEPKWMLNWRLESFQIWKKMIPPKWGNIKYKIPDFQEISYYSAPKKRIDLNNLEKSDPELIDTFNKLGVPIEEKKLFSGVATDIVLDSVSLITTFQKKLKDQGIIFCSINDALKEYPDIVKKYLGSVVSKKDNFYAALNSAVFSDGSFCYIPKGVRCPMELSTYFRINENNTGQFERTLIVADKESYVSYLEGCTAPQRKENQLHAAVVEIIALEDSEIKYSTVQNWFPGNKKGEGGVFNFVTKRGLCEKGAKISWIQVETGSSITWKYPSCILKGDFSMGQFYSLALTKDFQQADTGTKMIHIGKHTKSVIISKGISAGKAQNSYRGLVKITSQAVHSRNFSQCDSLLIGNQCGAHTFPYIHVYNSNSKVEHEATTSKIGENQIFYCNQRGINTEKAISLIVYGFSNEILKKLPMEFAVEAKKLLEISLEGSVG
- a CDS encoding HesB/IscA family protein, producing MVFISEKAKNQLISLMEREGLTHDVSFVRFGVKTGGCTGMSYELTFDQKKQEGDQLFQHKEMKILVDQNSIPYLEGTTLEYSDELNGKGFYFNNPKAKHTCGCGKSFSS
- a CDS encoding DUF192 domain-containing protein, whose translation is MKKINIFFYLIIIIICFFINSSERIYYNSDIFFDIGNLLEIEFLKDGELYLKNNNDIIKKIEIELAHRDTEKRNGLKYRTLLKENRGMLFILTNQEEYRQINMRDVRIPLDIVYINQLDTVVFVNKYVSPMKDIDTINLPSTIKYILEINAGMSDKWRIKEGLTKITWFLK
- the lgt gene encoding prolipoprotein diacylglyceryl transferase, producing MKILAYINWNPVHKFSLWKGFFIHIYSLMFVISFLLGWYIMKYIYKNDDIHKKYLDPLFIYTFFGTLVGARLGQVLFYDFSYFSNHWIEILLPIRENKHNFLLGFIKGYEFIGYRGLSSHGATIGIILSNFFYCKKILQEKSFIWLCDRLCIPVSISAVFIRIGNFFNSEIVGKPCNEKLPWAVKFVQMDTEYGEIIPRHPTQIYESISYLIIFLLLWYLYNKIGAKNYDGFLSGIFFILLWSVRFLVEFMKEPQGEEFINFLSINTGQWLSIPFIIFGFLLINLSKIKKYFFSL
- the yidD gene encoding membrane protein insertion efficiency factor YidD, producing the protein MKIILINIIILYQIGISPWIGNNCRYIPTCSNYMIISLKKWNIFKAIYISIKRIIRCNPWGSSGYDPVK
- a CDS encoding aconitate hydratase, whose product is MVFDLDIIRNFYSNFPDRIEKIRNVIDHPMTYSEKILYSHLGKNIETNSINFIKKSYMNFLPDRIVMQDATAQMSLLQFMQTQKTKTFVPTSVHCDHLISAEYGSNLDLKNAIAKNEEIYNFLKSASHKYGIDFWGPGSGIIHQVFLENYAFPGGMIIGTDSHTPNAGGLGMLAIGIGGSDAAEVMSGSFLELKFPKIIGVNLIGKINGWTSPKDVILKLSGMIGVSGATNHIIEYFGEGTDSISCAGKATICNMGAEIGATASLFPYDVQMQYFLNKNGRSKISTMAEKIKYFLKADPEVYQKPCNFYDKVIKIDLNILEPYINGPFTPDKAIPISQMKKEAAKNNWPTQIEVGLIGSCTNSSYEDLSKAISIIQQARKKKLKIQSEYMVSPGSKKVYSLMKESRFLSIFKDIGGKIFSNACGPCIGQWVRKENKKNVKNTIIHSFNRNFSSRNDGNPKTHAFIASPEIVTALVFSGNLTFDPRKDMLKNEIGEYVKFEVPKSMEIPNKNFSLEELGFESFSKKENKKNLSVIIKKNSERLQVLSPFLAWDENHLFNVRLLMKTKGKCTTDHISMAGPWLKYRGHLEKISENLLMGAINAFNHEKNKIKNLITGNYETVYNVAKFYKSKNIQSLIVGEDNYGEGSSREHAAMEPRFLGVRVVLVKSFSRIHETNLKKQGILALTFLNSDDYYKIQEEDIFHFYIKNICSGKNIKVELIHKNGNKEKIIVNHSYNEKHIQWFKAGSSLNFIKNQI
- a CDS encoding alpha/beta fold hydrolase; translation: MILNSKIYGLGPPILVLHGLFGNGENWISFAKEFKKFYQIHLLDIRNHGKSFFSDKMNYDIISEDILKYINYYGLNHPILLGHSMGGRAVIKFSIKYPVIPKKVIIVDISPKAYLNTDQEKLIHILKKVDFNIINTRKDLDSFLKTWISDIKIRSFFSKCTQRKKNGKLRFSFSLLNIEKNYSFLIHKEIKNGLYHGPTLFLRGEFSNYIIPEDYNSIRKLFPKFKICTVKKSDHWVHIDNPIDFYKKISIFLNKT
- a CDS encoding pyridoxine 5'-phosphate synthase gives rise to the protein MVKLSVNLNKIATLRNARGGNTPNVLQVAIDVQKFGSQGVTIHPRPDERHITYKDVYEISSVITTELNIEGNPTDQFMKLVLDVKPTQVTLVPDSEDAITSNSGWNTFLYQDFLTDKIKKLKDCGIRTSVFLDPKPELVSSVAKTGADRIELYTGYFAIEYALKKWNCIYPYVHTAKAAMNHHMLVNAGHDLNLDNISFLIEKIPNISEVSIGHALINESIYMGLENTIQSYLKKIDKVSIRK